One Serratia liquefaciens genomic window, ACATTAGAAAGCGTGTTCCTGATGCCTTCCGAAGAGTGGTCCTTCATCTCCTCCACCCTGGTGAAGGAAGTTGCACGGCACGGCGGCGATATCTCACCTTTCCTACCGGCCGTAGTCACTCAGGCATTGTTCGAAAAGCTCGCCGAACACTAATCAGCGCTGGCAGCGACGGCAGAAAAATGTGCTGCGCTGCCCGTGTTTGGCAGACTCAATCGGCGTGCCGCATGCGCGACAAGGCTCCCCCGCACGGCCGTACACCTGCAACTCCTGCGCGAAATAACCCGGTTTACCGTCTGACTGCAGGAAATCGCGCAGCGTGGTGCCCCCCTGTTCGATTGAACGCAGCAACACCGCCTTGATGGTCTCCGCCAATAACTCCGCCTCCGCTTTGCTCAGCGAGTCTGCTGGACGGTCTGGCAAGATCCCGGCGGTAAACAGCGATTCACTGGCGTAGATGTTGCCTACCCCGACCACCAGCTTGTTATCCATCAACCAGGGTTTGATCAGCGTGCGCTTGTTGCGTGACTTTTCGTACAGGTAAGCGCCGTTAAAGGCTTCGCTTAGCGGTTCCGGCCCCAGGTGCGCCAGCACGTTGCTGGCAGCCAGATCCTCGCACCATAGCCAGGCTCCAAAACGGCGGGGATCGGTATAGCGCAGGATCATGCCATTGCTGATCACCAAATCGACGTGGTCATGCTTGCCGGCCTCGGTTTCCTCAGCCAACATGCGCAGGCTGCCGGACATACCCAGATGAACGATAATCCAACCGTGGTCCAGCTCAATCAGCAGATACTTGGCACGGCGTTGCACGCTGCGCACCGGTTGGTCGCTCAGCGCCAGAATTTGCTCGGAAACCGGCCAGCGCAGACGGGCATTACGCACCACCGCATATTGAATGCTGTGGCCGACAAGATAAGGCTCAATCCCGCGTCGGCTGGTTTCAACTTCTGGTAATTCAGGCATCTGGCGCTCTCCCGTTGATTTCCTACCTTTATAAAACAAAAAACCCGGCCGAGGCCGGGTTTTTATTAATCCACTAAAATTATTTAATTTTAGCTTCTTTGTACAGTACGTGTTGACGGACAACTGGATCGAATTTCTTCAGTTCCAATTTTTCCGGCTTAGTACGCTTGTTCTTCGTGGTGGTATAGAAGTGACCAGTACCAGCAGAAGAAACCAGCTTGATCTTCTCGCGAACACCTTTAGCCATGATTCAGTTCCTTAATACTTCTCACCACGGGCACGCAGATCGGCCAAGACCGTCTCAATACCCTTCTTATCGATAACACGCATACCTTTAGCAGATACACGCAGAGTTACAAA contains:
- the mutM gene encoding bifunctional DNA-formamidopyrimidine glycosylase/DNA-(apurinic or apyrimidinic site) lyase, translating into MPELPEVETSRRGIEPYLVGHSIQYAVVRNARLRWPVSEQILALSDQPVRSVQRRAKYLLIELDHGWIIVHLGMSGSLRMLAEETEAGKHDHVDLVISNGMILRYTDPRRFGAWLWCEDLAASNVLAHLGPEPLSEAFNGAYLYEKSRNKRTLIKPWLMDNKLVVGVGNIYASESLFTAGILPDRPADSLSKAEAELLAETIKAVLLRSIEQGGTTLRDFLQSDGKPGYFAQELQVYGRAGEPCRACGTPIESAKHGQRSTFFCRRCQR
- the rpmG gene encoding 50S ribosomal protein L33; translated protein: MAKGVREKIKLVSSAGTGHFYTTTKNKRTKPEKLELKKFDPVVRQHVLYKEAKIK